AGCAGGAAACCTTCCAGATGGACGGGGTGGTCACCGAGGTGCTCCCCGACCGCAACTATCGCGTGAAGCTGGAGAACGGGCACGAGGTGCTGGCGTACGCCGCCGGCCGCATG
The DNA window shown above is from Longimicrobium sp. and carries:
- the infA gene encoding translation initiation factor IF-1, with the translated sequence MAKQETFQMDGVVTEVLPDRNYRVKLENGHEVLAYAAGRMSKFNIRVLEGDRVTLDISPYDLSRGRITYRHK